The following DNA comes from Flavisolibacter ginsenosidimutans.
GTGGTGGTGATAATGCGCTTGCCACCTTCCAGGGCTTCTTTCAATTCTTTGGATGAATAGGCAGGTGCCACAATGTTTTTTACTTCGGAAAACTCTTTGATGTTTTCGCGGAGTTGTTTATCCAAAAGGCGCCTGTCTGTTACCACAATCACCGAATCAAACAGAGGATTGGAAATGCCTTTGCTACCTGGTATGTTGTCCGTTTGCGGATAAGTTTCTATCAATTGATAAGCCGCCCAGGTAATGGAATTTGATTTGCCGGAGCCTGCCGAATGTTGAATGAGATAGGTTTGCCCGACACCTTTTGTACTGGCATCGGTTATCAGCTTACGTACCACGTTCAATTGATGATAGCGGGGAAAATACAGGTTCTTCTTCGACAAGGAATCACCTTCTTTACCATCAAAACGGACAAAATGCTGAATAATATTAGTGAGGCTTTGCCTCGTTAGAATCTCTTCCCAGAGGTAAGCCGTCCGGTGTCCGAAAGGATTAGGAGGATTGCCTTTGCCATGTTTGTAGCCAAGATTAAAGGGCAGAAAGAAAGTCTCAGCGCCAGCCAGTTTGGTAGTCATGTACACTTCCTCAGTATCAACCGCAAAATGCACAATGCAGCGACCGAATTGTAACAGCGGCTGCGTGACATCCCTTTTAAACTTATATTGTGCCTGCCCGTGTACTTTGGCGTTCTGACCTGTCCAATGATTCTTTAACTCGGTGGTGATAATGGGCAGACCGTTCACGAAGATTACCATGTCAATTTCTTCACAGTGGCCGTAAGGGAGTAACGAACCTGCCGGGTAACACTGAACTCGTTGCTTTCAAAATGCCTTCTTAACGGCCTCGCTGCTCGATGCCAGGGGCAGTTGGTAAAGCAAAATGAAATGCGCATCATCCACTTCAAGCCCTTTGCGCAGCAGCCGCAGGACGCCGTGTTTTTTAATCATGCGGTCAAGCCGTTCCAGGATTTTCAGCTTCCAGTCATTTTGCTTCTGCAGTTTGGCTAATTCTTCGGCTTGCGTGGTTTCTAAAAAATGCCAGAACCGGATTTCATCTATAGCATATTTGGCATTGTAATCTTCTGCAAGCCCGATGTAATAACCATTGCCTGCACGGTAGGCCTCCTGCCCTCGTGCAGAAGATTCAATTGCCCTTTGTCTTTCAATTCTTCTAGGCAAGTGCCAGTGAGACGTTTTTCTATGGAGGCTTCAAGGGCTTGTTCGTTAGTTTGGCTGGGCATAATGAGTAAAAGTCGTCAGAATTTGAATCAAATAAAAATAGACTAAAAATCAATCTGTTACGAGTCCTTTCGGGTTCTCAGTCAAATAAGATTTCTTCTTATCATAAAGGAATTTCCCTCTATTTTCCGGATTCCAATTAACTAACAAGTCATTGATTTTCAAGGTTGCTATTTCGACTGCCGGTTTCCAGTTAACTAAAATCTCTCGTTGAGCAACCTTTTATTGCAAGCCGGTACTTGTGAAGGTTCCGTTTGCGAACTAGGCTTCCGGATTCCAGTTAACTAACAATATTATGATTTTCAGTTACTTACGCTTAATTTCCAGATTCTGATTAACTAAGAACCCAGGTTCTTTTTAAGCCCAGTAAGGCACATAAACTGAAAATTTGTCGGACGAACCATCCGGGTCTTTTAGTTTGATTTTCCCACTCTCCACCGTCTCCCTGATCAGCTTCGATACTTGCGGCCGTTGCTTCTCATTCATCCGAAAGCGGCCTCTTAAACTTGTATTGGTCATGCCTCGCTGGAATAATATTTAATGATGCAATGCTGGTACACGGCGTCAAGCCTTTCCTGTTGGGTCATCTCGGCAAATGTTTTGGGTGCCGACAAAATCACCTTAAAAGAATTCTCCGTTTCCTCAAACTTCAACGGCGGTAAACCAAACAATTCAATAGCGATTACTGCTTTTTCAAAGCCGAACCTCTTTCTTCGCAAATATTGTATCGTCGGAAAGCCTGTGCTAATATTTCATTTCTTGATTCCGGCGTGGTTCTGATCAACCGGTCAATCTTCTTGCTCGGTAATAACCGGCCGGGGTTGGAAATTTCAATCCGGTCGTCAAAATTTCTATCATTGGCCCGCTGCCTCTTAACGAAAAATCCTGGTGGATCAGTGCATTGGCGATTAACTCCCGCAAGGCAATTTCAGGATAAACCGCTGTTTCTTCCCGCAAAGCATGTTTTATAATTTCGCTGCCAGGCAACAGGCTTTTAATGAACTGTATCAGGCCTTCAAAGCCTATGGCATATCCTTTACTTCCGGGATACTCTTTGCTGCCTCCGACTTGTTCTTGCCTTCGTACTTTATCACCCTGATACTTTTGCGGCTAAGGGTATCAAAATCACTTAAGTTTTGTGCAGCGGCCAGGGCGCCGAAGTT
Coding sequences within:
- a CDS encoding DEAD/DEAH box helicase family protein, with the translated sequence MVIFVNGLPIITTELKNHWTGQNAKVHGQAQYKFKRDVTQPLLQFGRCIVHFAVDTEEVYMTTKLAGAETFFLPFNLGYKHGKGNPPNPFGHRTAYLWEEILTRQSLTNIIQHFVRFDGKEGDSLSKKNLYFPRYHQLNVVRKLITDASTKGVGQTYLIQHSAGSGKSNSITWAAYQLIETYPQTDNIPGSKGISNPLFDSVIVVTDRRLLDKQLRENIKEFSEVKNIVAPAYSSKELKEALEGGKRIITTTIQKFPFIVDGIADLSDKRFAVIIDEAHSSQSGSAADNMNKAMGGGESEEEEGDHRTKY
- a CDS encoding ATP-binding protein; the protein is MEISNPGRLLPSKKIDRLIRTTPESRNEILAQAFRRYNICEERGSALKKQ